The genomic DNA ATTCCAAAATCTGTAAATGATCCAAAGCAAATTTCTtacctttgaaaataaaagagtaaGTGTTAGCATACCCATCGTAGAGGACCTTTCGATCATAGAGCCACGGGAGTCCCAATAACATGTGACAGTCTGTCATAGGGATTACATCGCACCAAGCTTcgtccatatatttttttcctgaaGAAAATTTAACCAAGCACCGTTGCTTCACTAAGACTGAATTGGCTTTATTAACCCAGCTGATCCTATAAGGAGTAGGATGGTTCTTAGTCTTCAACCCCAAACGTTCGACAACCGTTTCGGAGATCACATTCATGTCACTGCCATTATCAATAATAGCATTCAAGGCCCGACCATTATGCTCCATACGAGTGTGGAAAATATTGGTGCGCAGCCACTCGGGATTTGCTTGGAACTCTCTCTTAGTTCCCGTCAAAACTCGCTGGATCACCTAGATAGGTAGGTCTGACGCACCCAAGTGCTATTCCTCACAGTGATTACCCTCTTCGGTTTCCTCCCCATCCGTGTCTTCAACAACGTCCACcattaataattctttttcaCATATAAAGActagttttttttatctcttgtAGGACACACAACAACATAGTGTCTGAATCCTTTACATTTATAACATTGTGGCCCTTCACTAGTAACTTTTGCTTTTCTCTTCTGGTCTCCACTTGCAGCGCCCTTAAATTGATCTTTCAGCAATGAAGGCTTTTGGAATGAAGGTGTGGTAACACGTTCCTGTCTTGAACCCATTGACGACATTTTCCTCCCAAACGAAGGCCCCATTTGTTTCTCAATACGAAGTGCCATTTGATATGCATTCTCCACGTTGATTAAACGTGCAGTTCACATTTCTTTGCATAGTTCACTGTGTAATCTGGTACGGTATCGGGCTAAAGTTTGTTGCTCAGTCTCCACGATCTTGCTACGGACAGTCAACTCGTGGAAGCGATCCGTAAATTGATCAACACTCAATGACCCTTGCCTGAGTTGCAACGTCTCCTTGAACATCATCTGCTCATAATCAACGGgcaaatatttttcctttattcgCTCCTTCATCTCTTCCCAGTTAGAAACTGTTGGTCGTCGTGTACGGCGTAATTGTTCTTTCACTCTTTCCCACCATGCTCGTGCATGCCTTTTCAATTTCAAACGAACATAACGAACCTTTCTATCATCTGATACATCAAACTAATCGAAATAATCCTCGATAGCCATTAACCAGTCCTCAAAAGCGTTGggttccaattttccaaaaaagtcTGGTACATCAACTCTCATTCTCTTGGTCAGTTCATCAAGAGGTTGATAAGTTGTGTGATGACCAGCATGACCTCGGTGAAAATTTTGTCTATGACGTCGAATTCGAAGCTCATGATCCTCAAactcttgattttcttcttcttcattttcatcagCATCTCCATCACTTTCATCCAACCTCCCCCCATCACGAACTGCTCTGCGCCCTTTTCGATTGAAGTGGCCATACTCCTCTCGAGCGTATCGTTCATCCATGACATCTAGTCGATGATTGAGTTGCTCCAACACTGTGGTGATTTGATCTATTTGGTGTTGTAACTGGGGCTGGTTTGTGTTTCGGTTATTTGGGTTTTGGTCGTTTGCCATGGTGTATGAATTGCCACTGCGGGTTGCAGGCATGGAACCGCTTTGATACCAAAATTGACGCCAAGCGTCCTGGACCAATCTCACATCAAAACCAAGAGCTAAGCAAACACAGAATCTCTCTGCAACATTggaatcactccaaaaaaagaaaggatttGAATTTTCGAATGGCCAAAAACTgccctcattatttttttcatcattcccTAAATAACAAACCAATATTCAAATCTCCAACTCCAACTAGGAAAGCATTAAACTCAGAAGAAATAAACTAGGAAAGCAATGAACTTGGAAAgaataacataacaaaaaaaaaaaaaaaaaaacagaattgcAACAAATACTTAAGATTCCTAAAAGTCCTCTGCATCACATAATAGCTCCCATGGTTTACAGAATTATGGGATATCCTTCTCCTGATTTGCATCAAAACCCTAGTGATGTCTTGCACTCATCCACAAAGAGCCTTGGTGTGCCCATGCCATACCATAGCCCAAACCCTTGGGTTCCTCTAAGTGGGACTACTATCCCTTCCTACAGAGTATTTCGAGCCATTTTGAATCTAATGGAAGAAGACATTAAGGATGTTTCCATAGAAATAATTGATTTTCTCTGCTTAtaggaaatttgaaaaaaaaaaatactctgcCACAGAAAATTCATCTTAAGCCTCTAACAACTTAGGAAAATGATGTCGGCTACCTGAGCAGACCACAATGCTACCATTGTCGCATGTTGTGCCCACAAGCAATGCAACGTGTGCTAGCCTACTACATGCACTTGCAGCACCATGCTTTACCCAGTCTTACTCCTCTGCTACTACTATGCCACTGAGCCTACTTCAATCTTCAAAGGTTGCCTCAACCAAATCCCACAGATGGGTATTTTTGAAGTCATAATCTTCTGGCAAATCCAACCTAAAGTAAACACCCAGGAAGGAGGAGGGGGTTGAACTAGGTGTTGgtcaaattaaatgatttttaaataataacaataatataaattgaaaataagtaAGAAAGTAAGAGGGATGGAAAGAtgtttatagtggtttgacaatTTTGCTTATGTCtacttttcttttagttttaatcAAACTTGAGGGTTTCATTATCAAACAAGGCTTTCAAATCAAAGCCTTAAACTTATTACACTTGGGTTCTTAGGCTCCAAGGGGCATTTAACAATATCCCTTTAAGTAATTCTTCACACTTGAGCACACTCTCATAGGTTATAAAAGATGTAGGATACAAGAACACTcttaatttacaaatttaagtTTAAGTTCAAGGCATTGAGGAGTCCATTAAGGGAGCATGCATGGTGCTGCATCACGAAGATGAGATCTAATATAGGTTTTAGAATGTAAATCTTATGAATGGCTTTCATCGGGTAATTTTGTATAACTTTTATTCAGCATAGTTGATTTGAGCTCTATGGTTTTTTGATCTCATGATTTTTACATTCacaaagttttggaaaattttataaGAGGTTTTCCTCATATAAGTGTGTGATTAAATTTCTCTCATAATTGCTAAATTTCTAAAGagagatataaaaataaaaatggggttACATTAAAAAGGACTATCTATTCATATTCACCCCCTAGGTGGTTTCACAATAAGATGTGAACTTTCACTTTGAAATGATAAAATGCACTCTTAACTTAGGGCCCCCAATCTTACATGAAGATAACCTAAATTTTGTCTTTATCCTCAATGAAAAAATCTATGACATGCTCTAATCCATCTTCCTTTAACTCTTGAAgattaaaattctttaaaaactgaattcaaataaaaaaagttttaaacataattaaattaaattcctttatttttaatcattaaaattaatcttaagGCAAAAATTGGGCTAATAAAAGGCATTTTCAAACCCACAACACCTTGAGTTTAGGCATCCCATCCCTAACATGCTGTAAGGCTATGTAGGTACAAGATGCCACCACACATGCGCCCTTGTGTGTTCTGATAGCTAGGGCACGAACAAGTCTCTAACAGACCCCAATATACCATCCATTGGATTTACCAACtaaataggaaaaaagaaaaacaaaacagtGGTCCTCATTTAtcccaatcacttcccaaataTATCTTCCTTTCCATCAATTCTTTTGTCCCTCCTTTGTCATGCAAACccacaactttttttttctctttcttttctttgaaaccaaacagaaaattgaattttcttttccaagtTATTCTTCTAAGCCTTTGGTTGTTTGGCAATAATAGTACAGATGGTGAAGagataaaattaagttaagaaaaaggaaaaagaagaagaaattagtAGTGGGAATGGAAGGGTTGGATGGTTTGATAGAGAGGCTATTGGAAGCAAGAAAATGTAGAGGAAAAAGAATACAGATGAGTGAGTCTGAGATCCGCCAACTTTGTATTACTGCCAAGGATGTCTTCCTCAGCCAGCCCAATCTCTTGGAATTAGAAGCTCCCATCAATGTTTGTGGTAATTTTCCCTCAAAcccatcaatttatttattatctttatcCTCTTTTAACACCTTGTGATATTCTTCATATCTTTAATATCATTGGGATTCAAGCCATACAACTTATAATTATCCCATCccatgctatgtttggttcttgaatagagagaaagaaaatggtgagaattttttttatttgattatttatgaaaaagttgagaaaaatggaaattttaatgatgaaagaatgtatttttttcccttaattttttttttcatgatatctaaatatatatatctaaaacaatttgtttttttttttttaaaacatttttcttctttttctaaataCTTTTTGAGCTaggataaatattttgataaaaataaatggcgatttatttttatttatttttgggtaaTCAACTCAAAGCTCCTTCAAAGTCCAAGGATCACTTGGACTAATTTTATGTCTTATAATTGCTAAGTACTTAACTTTTCATCTTTCACTttaatgaaaaaagaattttgaagatgaatatatttttaatacattcttatcaaacacaaaatattcaaataaaaccttaataaataatttaatttaaataatattatatccaaatttgatataattgaataaaaaaatataaaaaacaagatcataatttatttaataagtcttttaaaattataatattttaaaaatcatacatatattatcgtatcttttatatctttaaatatgTGTAAATTAGATAAATTTGTATAACATGTGTTTTCAAgttctttgaaaattataaattatattatacatatattatttaaacataataacttttttttgttaaattttttattgatatttttttatatatccataaaattcaaTTACCGATATAGTTGTGAAAACCAATAAACTAATATATAGGTAAAACATATAATTAAaggtaagaaaataaaattattaggtGTGATTGGAATGGATGTGTTATGCGATGGAGAAGTATAAAAACTAATTGAAAATCTGAAAATCATGAAAGAAGACCAAACTTTTGATGACATTCACTATCAAGTACGTGAACAAgcttgtttttaactttttagaaaatgatCCATCCCCAACATTATTGCACCCGAGACGCCAACATCAATAACTCTTTGTGGTATGGTTTTACCTTTTGCAGGAGACATACATGGACAGTACTCAGACCTCCTCCGGTTATTCGAATATGGGGGTTTTCCCCCTGACTCCAACTACCTACTCCTGGGAGACTACGTGGATAGAGGAAAACAAAGTATAGAGACAATATCCCTTCTCCTCTGCTACAAGATCAAGTACCCTGATAACTTCTTTCTCCTCCGAGGAAACCATGAATGTGCTTCCATCAACAGAATCTACGGCTTCTACGACGAGTGCAAGCGCCGCTTCAGTGTCCGCCTGTGGAAGATTTTCACCGACTGCTTCAACTGTTTACCGGTCGCCGCTATCATCGAGAATAAAATATTGTGCATGCATGGTGGGCTGTCGCCGGAGATAGAGAGCTTGGATCAGATAAGGGCCATAGAGAGGCCGGTGGATGTGCCGGACCAAGGCCTCTTGTGTGATCTGCTGTGGGCTGATCCTGACAGAGATATCAAGGGATGGGGGGAGAATGATAGGGGTGTTTCCTATACTTTTGGAGCTGATAAGGTGGCCGAATTCTTGAAGAAGCATGATCTTGATCTCATATGTCGAGCCCATCAGGTCTCCTTTTTTTTCAGTCTAAGTCCATAAATAGTCTATTTTACCGTGTTTTTAGAAAGTACTATTTAACatacaaaaaactgttttttaaaaacaatttaatatttaataaaattttaaaaatatttttaaaattttaaaaaatcgcATTGGATATGTGATTCTCTTGAAAAACCATTTACAGAGAAAATACTTCCATTAAAAGTACTTTAGAAGCACAACTTGGCAGATCTTCTTATTGAGTGGAAACAATGACAGGTTGTGGAAGATGGATACGAATTCTTTGCAGAGAGGCAGCTGGTAACAATATTCTCAGCTCCAAACTACTGTGGAGAATTCAACAATGCAGGGGCACTGATGAGTGTAGATGCAAGTTTGCTTTGCTCATTTCAGATTCTCAAACCCTTCAAAGCAAAGGAGTGATGAGTGTAAAACAAAACCCTCAACAGTGGTATCAGCAAGCTGTGAAAAGAATGCTTATAGGTGTGACTACTCTGTAACtattaaattaacaaataaggAGACAACCCATCCATATCGACTTGCCTTTGCTACCATCTCTCATCACTGACATCACTTATTAACTCCTGTGTAAATATTGTTGGTCCCCATGACTTAAAACATTGTTTGCTTCCAACATGTTAATATTCATGGTTTCAAAAACACCCATCCAGCCTCTTATCCACCACACTGAAGCTTTAATGTGTTACGCTCAACATAAACCTCAAACACCAAGGCAGTTCCTATATTGAAcacttttaagttttaacataACGATGATGagtcataaattaaaataacttacCTTCTTTAAAGTAATATTTTCTGGACTTGTATATTAACTACTTTTAACAGAATCATCAACAAggtaaaaggtttttttttattgaacttaaaaaaaaaattccaatacaGGTcttataaaaactttaaaatctCAAAACAGATTCACTTCCATGAGTTTCCTGATCATCCTATTTCTTCAAAAGAGACTGGAGACctctaattaacaaaaattaccATCTTAGGCtatcaattgaattaaaagcTGACAATATATACCAAACtaacaaaaaatatcaaatatttgaaaaagcTTTTGGATATGTGCTCCCAATCCACCACAAAACGAAAAGTGGATTTCCATGATGTCTAGGAGAATTACATATCAGTGGAACCACCACCCATATACCCTTCATTTTTTGTAGGGTACACTCAAGTTCTTTCAATTGATATATGAAAGCTTCTCCACTTCCCaaataaattcaacatcatCTGCCCATTCAATTACACAATGGTAGCACAATAACAAATTAGAAACAATCAGAAAAATTCAAACTATTGTACATCCGATGATCGGTAATCAAACTCCTACAGACGCTTTGATATATCTACTGGTACATTAGCTCTTATCTCTCATTCAGCCTAAATGAGCCAAAATGAACATCAACAGAAGGTTGAATGACAAATCTAACACAGATAGAGAGAGAAGTACTTTTGGATCATTTCATGATACACTCTGCCCAAGTTAGTGCTTTTATGGTAAGGCAGCCTGGTGGGAATGGCACCCCTCCAGCAGCAGCGTGTATCATCAGGAGCAAAATTCAAGCAAACAGGGCATCAGTTGGACCATACATGAACCAGGCCGTTCTTGTTACCTGTATAGATTTCATTGCGTTCTTCGTCATAGAAAAGAGCAGTTATGTCTTCCAAAGCCTCTGCAACTGTGCTTCTAATCATGCAGGAGCTGCCAGTTCTCCTCCTCCTTCGCTCCTCAACCTTGGGGCGGCCATCGCTAGCATTTATTTTAGCCAGGCATTTCCCTGTCAAAATATTACTGATATTGATAGAACCAGCTGCATCAACAATGAAAGAGTGAGAGAATAGTTTATTCAGTCATCCACTAATAATATCTTCTTTTCAATCCTCAATAGAAGCTGGCCGAggaataatttgaaacttgaacCGAATCAAATCTCATCCCCTGGCAGGTATAGGAGCAATATACTCAGAAAGGGGTTAGAACAGCCATCATGTTTTTCATTTGGGAAAACTAGCAGGTGGAACAACTCAAAGCATCAAGCTTTTGCATGAGCAATGCAATATCATAATGTCCACAACAATGTCAAGCCAAGGAAAGGGTCTGGCCCTTTTCTAAGCCAATTGTGGGACTCCCAGGTTTCTACATGAAAcaacattaaaaaagaaaatattgtttataACTAATCTTATCTAGTGTATCCAGTCCTTTAATGTAAGCATACTACAAGAGTTCATACCATGAGCTGCTTCCAGGTCAACAAATGCCAAATGGACACCTTTCTTTTCCTATCAAAGCCTTTCCATCGACAGTGTTAGATAATAAGTCCCACgattggtttttcatttcataaaaaaacaaaatgtcaTTTTGATGCCCATGGTTTCTGTCTCTTTGCTAAATCATTTTCTCCCAATGTTGTAACTCATAAACTTGATACTGTGGAAGTTGGAACAGTTCTGAATATCACCCTTACATAGCTCTCCTTTTGATAGGAAAAAGGAAACTGGTAAAAAAAGGTGCCAAAGGGATCACAAGGTCTACAACCCAACAGGAAATATACTGCGAACCCTAGAAAAGAGGCAAGCTAAAAAGAAACAGGAAAAAGTAATGCGAAGTAGAAAAATGAGAACTCGGCAAGGACCTAGGCTATCAAATATTGTTTTGATAATCTAATTCATCACCAGCTAGACCAGTTCCATTGGTTTCAACAATCAGAAATCTAAGTATCTAACGAAAAATCTATGtcataaacaaaaatttaactTGGTAGTAAGAAATTATCACCAAGATACAAGCTTAGATCCAAATGCTAAAAACAGAAGTAAATATATTATGCAATTTTGCCTCTCAGTCTGCTCCTTCAACCTTCGTATGGGCATCCTAACAATTACATTACCAGCAGTGTTCAAAATGTAAGCACCACCTGCTTTAACTTTGCTATAGAACTTGGATCCTGAAATTCCTACAGTCTTCCTCTTTGCTGCATACTTcccaaatgtaaaaataatcacaaaatagaaaccttctaaaaataatttaagtttcatGCACTTACCGGTCAAAGGTAATACCAAGGTTGGTAAAAGGTAGTacctatattattaaaaattagtacTTGAATGGTCAAAGGTTGTACTTTGACCAAAAAGTGCATAAAATGCTAATTATCCATAGACATCTGTTTGCAGTTTGGATTTTATAAGTCTAGGTTCCTATTTTATGGGTTTTTTCATGTGAGTGTGGAAACACACTTTTCCCTTTGAAAAAAGAGCTAACGGCAAATTTTCCTTCGCTGGTTGGTTTCTTGAGTCTAAACTATAGCATTAGATCAACTCTATCCACCACTACCCTACATATATGCCCCATGAACAAATCAACCACCTCACTTTACAGTCATGAAAATTTCTGATGAACCTCACATTCCACCTAACCTCCTTATGTCCATTCCTGACAATTCTGTACTGTGGAACCTGTACTTCCACAATTCTGAAAACTTTCAGACATCATTATTTGACTGTTCCCACCATAAACAGgttaaacattgaaaaatcaTCCCACCTTAATACTTTTCTGAAGCTCCTTTCCATAAGGACCTCTTTCCTCAGCACTTTTGcattataaaacaagaaaagctTTACTCTATTTACCagcctttttaaaaaaaaaaaaaaaatatttgggatCTTGTGGAAAGGATGTCATATTTATTCCAAGGAATGAGCCGTGGTCTTGAAAGATTTCAGGCCTAGAAGTTTGGCGGGGTGGCCTGTACCGGCTGTTAGCTAAGGTGTTGGCAAATAGGTTGAAAGTGATGCGCAAAGTGATCTCTAATTCTCAGAATATCTTCATTGGAAAGGAGGCAGTTGTTAGATGTGATGCTTAATGAAGTCACCGATTCAAagtttaaaaatgcttttaatggTATTTTATGCAAGCTTAACATAGAAAAGGTTTGTGGTCAGGTCAATTGGGAATATTTGTGAGCAATCCTTGATAAAATTGGGTTTTGGGCAAAAATGGATTTGATAGATTAAGTATTGCATAGTGCGCATCTATAGCAAGATTTTTGGTGCTAGTGAATGAAACACTCATTGGGTTTTTTTAGAGCTCTAGGGGGTTGAGACAAACAAATCCCCTTTTCTCTTATCAGTTTTAGTGATGAAAGCTCTTGGTTGTTTGTTGAAGAAGGTTAGGAAGGGAGGtttcatttcattctttaagGTGGGAGGAAAGGGTGACAAAGCGATGGAAGAGTCTGATTTTTTTAGTTGAGAATATCCTCATTTTATGTGAAGCTAGGCAAGATTAATTGATATATCTAAGTTGGAGTTTCATGTGGTTTGAAATCAACTTTGGGTTGAAGATCAATTCGGAGAAGAGTGAGTTATTTCTAGTTAGGAGAGTAGCAAATGTGGAGGAGTTGGTTTCCATGCTGGAGTGTGGGGAGGGCAGAGCTCCCCACCATTTACTTGGACCTCTCCCAAAGTGCTCCTCATAGTTCACAATTTGTTTAGCATATGGTGGAAGAGAAAGTTCATAGAAGGATGACTATTTTAAGAAGACAATACTTATCAAAGGATGGGGGGGCTTACTTTTGATCAAAAGACTTTTGTCAAGCTTGCCTATTAGAGGGATGGGGAGGATTGAGAAGATTTAAAGACACCTTTTGTAGGGAGGGGGAACTTTAGAGAAAAAATTGCACTTGGTGAAATGGTCAATCACATGCATGGGAATAACAGAAAGGAGGGTTTGGTATCAAAGATCTTTCTATTCTTGATAAGGCCCTTCTTGGTAAGTGGAGTTAGAGATATGCTTCAGAAAATGAGTCCCTTTGGAAGTAGATTATTTTTAGGAAGTTTGGCGAAAAAGAAGGCTTTAGTGTTCTTAGGAAGTTAGGGATGGTTTTGAGGCAGGGTTGCAGAAGGCTTACAAGAGTtagggattttttattttttattttttattttttttatatatttatttatttataagttacAAGAGCTTGGGATGTTACCAATAGTAAGCTTCCTTTGTTGTAAGAGTTGGAAGGAGGGTGAAGTTCTAAAAAGACAAATGGTGTGATGATTCTTCTTGAACTTGTCTTTTCCTAATGTATGCCATAACTTTGTCAATGGATGTTTAGGTGGCAGGTGTCTAAGAACAATTAAGCAAAGCCATTGGAACCTTTCTTTTTAAGACAATTGAATGATTGAGAGAAGGAAAGGCTAGAGGCATTTCTATTAAGGTTGTAAGAAAAGTTGGTGAACTGGGATGATAAGGATAAGATGGCGAGGATGAATTTTTAGTTAAATCCTTCTACTTCTTTTTTATGTCAAAAAGGAAAGAGTCATCAATGGGAGTTCTTTTGAATTCTAAGGCTCCAATGAAGGTAAGGTTTCTTGCTTGGAAAGCAAGATGGGGAAAGATCTTGATTTGAATTAGTTGTGAAAGCGAAGCTGGTCTTTGGTGAATAGATACTCTCTTTGGAAAGAACAAGAAGATATAGTTGATCAAATTCTCTTGCATTGTGTTGAAGCAAGGTTTGTGGTACTTGATGGTCTCTTTGTTAGCATAACATGAATGATGTCTTTATAGTAAGAGAGACTCTTGTAGGTTGGCATGATTCTAGGGTCACAACAATTAGTTGCACATTTATTGGTCAGCCCAAAATGGATGTTTTTTGGCTCTAGTTTTAAGTATATGCTGCTGCCAGATTGGTTCAAGTTTATCCACAGAAAAGAGAGTTTATTTAGTGCATCCAAGTACACTCATTATGCACACTTAGCATTCTGCTTTGCAAATGTCTAATTGTCCTTTAAAACAAGAGGCAATGGTTTCTTGAAGACAGGTTATGTTACATAGGGTGAGGTTGCTTTGAAgctcaaaaatattatttacaattaGATAGAGGATATCTAGTTTCCTGCAAAACCCAATTATGATCATGTTGAATTCCAGTTGGGTAGATTGATCCATGCCAAGTCTAGCAGTTAGATGTTTGGGCCTCTAGGATAATATAATGTTGCTAAAAGTTTAAGAAATTACCATTTCCTTCCGTCCAGTGATCACTAGAATCAGCCTTGCAGTAAGAAATAATAAGATCTTGATCACTCGTTATATAGATGTTATTTGTGTTGCAGTCTGGATGCCATAACAGGTGATCCTCAAATGACGTTACAAGCTCCCCTCGGAAGTTCCATACAGCAACAGTTCTGTTTCTAAATGTTAGAAACAA from Vitis riparia cultivar Riparia Gloire de Montpellier isolate 1030 chromosome 8, EGFV_Vit.rip_1.0, whole genome shotgun sequence includes the following:
- the LOC117921101 gene encoding serine/threonine-protein phosphatase PP1-like, giving the protein MEGLDGLIERLLEARKCRGKRIQMSESEIRQLCITAKDVFLSQPNLLELEAPINVCGDIHGQYSDLLRLFEYGGFPPDSNYLLLGDYVDRGKQSIETISLLLCYKIKYPDNFFLLRGNHECASINRIYGFYDECKRRFSVRLWKIFTDCFNCLPVAAIIENKILCMHGGLSPEIESLDQIRAIERPVDVPDQGLLCDLLWADPDRDIKGWGENDRGVSYTFGADKVAEFLKKHDLDLICRAHQVVEDGYEFFAERQLVTIFSAPNYCGEFNNAGALMSVDASLLCSFQILKPFKAKE